A window of the Chloroflexus sp. Y-396-1 genome harbors these coding sequences:
- a CDS encoding metalloregulator ArsR/SmtB family transcription factor yields MTSTTATKQARLFKALMHPIRIKILDILREGEACVCHIEAVLGLRQAYVSQQLAVLRKSGLITDRRDGSNIYYRITQPEILAILDLAQTIVGEDTSAETITALCSCPRCTTISRTRGEASYD; encoded by the coding sequence ATGACAAGCACAACTGCGACCAAACAGGCACGCCTTTTCAAGGCCCTCATGCACCCAATCAGGATCAAAATCCTCGATATTCTACGCGAGGGCGAGGCTTGTGTTTGTCATATTGAAGCTGTATTAGGTCTCCGGCAGGCGTATGTCTCACAACAACTGGCCGTACTCCGTAAGAGCGGGCTTATTACAGATCGTCGTGATGGTTCGAATATCTACTACCGCATAACCCAACCGGAGATCCTGGCCATACTCGATCTGGCTCAGACGATAGTTGGAGAAGATACGTCAGCAGAGACTATTACCGCTTTATGCTCGTGTCCACGTTGTACGACTATCTCACGAACAAGAGGAGAAGCCAGCTATGATTAA
- a CDS encoding thioredoxin family protein, translating into MINVKILGPGCPNCRKLEERVRNLVQRFQVEAEIEKVTDYAQIMRWNVLRTPGLVVNDVLVASGRIPSEEEIAGWLK; encoded by the coding sequence ATGATTAATGTCAAAATCCTGGGACCGGGTTGTCCGAACTGTCGTAAGCTGGAAGAGCGTGTCCGTAACCTCGTGCAACGCTTCCAGGTGGAAGCCGAAATTGAAAAGGTTACTGACTACGCACAAATCATGCGTTGGAATGTTCTGCGAACACCAGGCCTCGTCGTGAACGATGTGCTGGTTGCTTCTGGCCGTATCCCCTCAGAAGAGGAGATTGCCGGCTGGTTGAAGTAA
- the arsJ gene encoding organoarsenical effux MFS transporter ArsJ, giving the protein MNTAPSTHETPATLAQRQADRRNYTLVTLAYWADTLTDGAIRMLVLFYFAQLGYSPFAVASLFLFYEVFGILTNLFGGYLGARFGLKTTLFAGLGTQLVALSMLAFAPPSLLVVPYVMAAQALSGIAKDLTKMSSKSAVKLVAGSGEGQLYRWVSVLTGSKNAIKGLGFFVGALLLSLFGFQTALLILATLVLTALTGAVSTISGDLGKADKKAKFKQIFSPNQAVNLLAAARIFLFGARDVWFVVGLPVFFITVLGWDFWLAGGFMAAWTIGYGFVQAATPTLIRRRVAEARAPDGRTAMWLAFALATFPAAIALALNSGLAPTVAVVGGLLAFGVVFALNSAVHSYLILAYADDAKVAMNVGFYYMANAMGRLTGTVLSGALYQWGMQQGLYDGLTTCLWASTGFLLLAGLISLRLPTPTRIVTGTWKVSE; this is encoded by the coding sequence ATGAATACAGCACCTTCAACGCACGAAACACCGGCTACGCTGGCCCAACGCCAGGCTGACCGCCGTAATTACACCCTGGTAACGCTGGCTTACTGGGCCGATACGCTCACCGACGGCGCCATTCGGATGCTGGTACTGTTTTATTTTGCACAACTCGGTTATTCGCCGTTTGCCGTTGCCTCGCTCTTTCTGTTTTACGAAGTATTTGGGATTCTCACGAACCTGTTTGGTGGTTATCTCGGCGCCCGTTTTGGCCTCAAGACCACCCTCTTTGCCGGTCTGGGCACACAACTCGTTGCCCTCAGCATGCTTGCCTTCGCGCCACCCTCTTTGCTGGTAGTTCCCTACGTCATGGCGGCACAGGCATTGTCAGGGATAGCCAAAGACCTGACCAAGATGTCGTCGAAGAGTGCAGTGAAACTGGTGGCAGGCAGTGGAGAAGGTCAACTGTACCGTTGGGTCAGCGTTCTTACCGGATCAAAGAATGCGATCAAGGGTTTGGGCTTCTTTGTGGGGGCTTTATTGCTCAGCCTGTTTGGGTTTCAAACCGCACTGCTCATCCTGGCGACCCTGGTACTCACCGCTCTGACCGGCGCAGTCAGCACCATTAGCGGCGATCTGGGCAAGGCTGACAAGAAGGCCAAATTCAAGCAAATCTTCTCGCCAAATCAGGCCGTCAACCTGCTTGCGGCAGCCCGCATCTTTCTGTTCGGAGCACGTGATGTCTGGTTCGTCGTTGGCCTTCCCGTGTTCTTCATTACCGTTCTGGGGTGGGATTTCTGGCTGGCCGGTGGCTTCATGGCAGCATGGACGATTGGTTACGGATTTGTTCAGGCCGCAACACCAACCTTGATCCGGCGGCGGGTTGCCGAGGCACGTGCGCCTGATGGTCGTACTGCGATGTGGCTGGCTTTTGCTCTGGCAACGTTCCCGGCGGCGATTGCTCTGGCACTAAACTCCGGGCTTGCACCAACGGTGGCCGTCGTCGGTGGATTACTGGCTTTTGGTGTGGTTTTTGCTCTCAACTCAGCCGTGCATAGCTACCTGATCCTGGCTTATGCCGACGATGCCAAGGTAGCGATGAACGTCGGTTTTTACTATATGGCGAATGCTATGGGGCGATTGACCGGTACGGTCTTGTCCGGCGCGCTGTACCAGTGGGGGATGCAGCAAGGCTTGTACGATGGATTGACAACCTGCCTGTGGGCTTCGACCGGATTTTTACTGCTGGCCGGTTTGATCTCACTTCGCCTGCCAACGCCAACACGTATTGTTACCGGTACGTGGAAGGTGTCTGAGTAG
- the fmt gene encoding methionyl-tRNA formyltransferase: MRVLFLGSPSFAVHALEALIAAGHEIVGVVTQPDRPAGRERRLTPPPVKVAAQAHNLPVLQPETLRDPAVIDALSALQPEVGVVAAYGEILRRAVLQIPPLGYLNIHPSLLPLYRGPTPVAGAILAGETVTGVTIMLLDPGMDSGPILAQAVVDLPPTARTGPLTDELFRIGAQLLVETLPRYARGEIEPRPQDHSRATVTKMLKKEDGRIDWSLPAIVIERMTRAYDPWPGAYTFWRGQPLHIISAAVVANESTASPGTVIGRSERGNPLVQTGGDVLELLEVQPASRRAMSGSAWLAGIHADTIKLGNG, translated from the coding sequence ATGCGTGTTTTGTTCCTGGGAAGTCCATCGTTTGCCGTGCATGCGTTAGAGGCGTTGATCGCAGCCGGTCATGAGATCGTTGGTGTGGTCACCCAACCCGATCGACCAGCCGGTCGCGAGCGACGGCTTACACCACCGCCGGTCAAAGTCGCAGCTCAGGCTCACAATCTGCCCGTTCTTCAACCAGAAACGCTGCGCGACCCGGCAGTTATTGACGCCCTGAGCGCTCTCCAACCGGAAGTTGGCGTTGTCGCCGCGTATGGTGAGATTCTACGGCGAGCCGTGTTACAAATTCCACCACTGGGGTATCTGAATATTCATCCTTCATTGTTACCACTCTACCGTGGACCAACGCCAGTTGCCGGTGCAATTCTGGCCGGTGAGACGGTGACCGGCGTGACCATTATGCTTCTCGATCCAGGGATGGATAGCGGGCCAATTCTGGCCCAGGCGGTTGTCGATCTCCCACCAACGGCGCGTACCGGCCCGCTAACGGATGAGTTATTCCGTATTGGTGCCCAACTACTGGTAGAGACCCTGCCACGTTATGCACGGGGAGAAATTGAACCGCGTCCGCAGGATCACAGCCGAGCGACTGTTACCAAAATGCTGAAGAAAGAGGATGGTCGTATCGACTGGTCGTTACCGGCTATTGTCATTGAGCGTATGACACGAGCGTATGATCCGTGGCCGGGTGCGTATACCTTCTGGCGTGGTCAACCACTACATATCATCAGTGCAGCCGTCGTAGCAAACGAATCGACGGCATCACCAGGTACGGTTATCGGGCGAAGTGAACGGGGGAATCCGCTGGTTCAGACCGGCGGCGATGTACTTGAACTCCTTGAAGTACAGCCAGCCAGTCGACGGGCAATGAGCGGCTCAGCATGGCTGGCCGGTATCCACGCCGATACCATCAAGTTGGGGAATGGGTAG
- a CDS encoding permease produces the protein MEQTISPTVHQQSPWRAWAIVIGAGIIWLIAYNLVQPLAQVVTFRVLGLQKGSHLGEAVAFFLYDVPKILLLLSGMIFLISTIRSFFSPERTRELLGGKREGIGNILAAGLGVLTPFCSCSAVPLFIGFVEAGIPLGVTFSFLIAAPMVNEVALVMLFGMFGWQIASLYLIAGMSVAILAGMIIGRLHLERYVEDFVWQIKGGDGATALTRLTWHQRFAMAWENTREIVGKVWLYVIIGIAVGAGIHGYVPEDALAGVLGREAWWSVPVGVILGVPLYSNAAGIIPVVQALMAKGAALGTVLAFMMAVVALSLPEMIILRRVLKPRLIAIFIGTVTTGIIVVGYIFNLIVS, from the coding sequence GTGGAACAAACCATATCCCCAACCGTACATCAGCAATCGCCATGGCGTGCGTGGGCAATAGTTATTGGAGCTGGCATCATCTGGCTCATCGCGTACAATCTGGTGCAGCCGCTGGCGCAGGTAGTAACGTTTCGTGTGCTGGGCCTTCAGAAAGGCTCACATCTCGGCGAAGCGGTCGCGTTCTTTCTCTACGATGTACCGAAAATTCTGTTACTGCTAAGCGGAATGATCTTTCTGATCAGTACCATTCGCTCATTCTTTAGCCCAGAACGCACCCGTGAACTATTGGGTGGAAAACGAGAAGGTATCGGCAACATCCTGGCAGCCGGACTCGGTGTCCTAACGCCATTTTGCTCGTGCTCAGCGGTACCGCTCTTTATCGGCTTTGTTGAAGCAGGGATTCCGTTGGGCGTGACCTTCTCGTTTCTTATCGCGGCGCCGATGGTGAACGAAGTAGCACTGGTGATGCTCTTTGGAATGTTTGGCTGGCAGATAGCCTCCCTTTATCTGATTGCCGGGATGAGTGTCGCGATACTGGCGGGAATGATCATCGGACGTTTACACCTCGAACGCTACGTGGAAGACTTTGTCTGGCAGATTAAGGGAGGTGACGGTGCAACTGCATTGACCCGTCTCACCTGGCATCAACGCTTTGCTATGGCCTGGGAAAACACACGCGAGATCGTTGGAAAGGTATGGCTCTACGTTATCATTGGCATTGCCGTCGGCGCCGGCATTCATGGCTACGTGCCAGAAGATGCCCTGGCTGGTGTGCTGGGACGAGAGGCGTGGTGGTCGGTGCCGGTAGGGGTCATCCTTGGCGTACCCCTTTATTCCAACGCCGCCGGTATTATCCCGGTAGTACAGGCCTTGATGGCAAAAGGGGCAGCTCTCGGAACGGTACTGGCTTTTATGATGGCAGTGGTGGCACTCAGTTTACCCGAAATGATCATTCTGCGTCGCGTCCTCAAACCACGTTTAATTGCAATTTTTATCGGAACGGTTACGACCGGAATTATCGTTGTTGGCTACATATTTAATCTGATAGTGAGCTGA
- a CDS encoding alcohol dehydrogenase catalytic domain-containing protein, with translation MRAIFFNGDLQYSTDYPEPQRLPGEALIRPHLVGICNTDLEITRGYMNFHGILGHEFVGTVVDSDNPYWRGRRVVGEINAACRHCSTCLRGDASHCPHRTTLGIYRRDGAMADLFTLPESCLHEVPATVSDEAAVFTEPLAAALEIVEQSHIRPTERVAVIGDGKLGAMIVQVLRLTGCELTLIGRHPERWELYRQQGVQCIRSAEIKNDQFDVVVDCTGNPSGLAIARQLVRPRGRLILKSTFAAETQLNLSMVVVDEVQIIGSRCGPFAPALRLLERQLIVTTPLISARYSLADGLQAFSVAPGQLKVLLCV, from the coding sequence ATGCGAGCAATCTTTTTTAACGGCGATCTCCAATATAGCACCGATTATCCTGAGCCTCAACGCCTGCCAGGCGAAGCTTTGATACGCCCGCATTTGGTCGGAATATGTAATACTGATCTGGAAATCACTCGCGGATACATGAATTTTCATGGTATCCTCGGTCATGAATTCGTTGGCACCGTAGTTGACAGTGATAACCCCTATTGGCGAGGGCGACGGGTCGTCGGCGAGATTAATGCTGCCTGTCGGCATTGTTCAACCTGTTTACGCGGTGATGCCAGCCACTGTCCGCATCGTACCACGCTCGGTATTTATCGGCGTGATGGCGCAATGGCCGATCTGTTCACGTTACCCGAATCCTGTCTGCACGAAGTTCCGGCAACCGTCTCTGATGAAGCGGCTGTATTTACCGAACCGCTGGCTGCCGCGCTAGAAATTGTCGAGCAGAGTCATATCCGTCCAACCGAGCGGGTAGCCGTTATCGGTGACGGGAAGCTCGGCGCAATGATTGTTCAGGTGTTGCGACTGACCGGTTGTGAACTCACCCTGATTGGTCGTCATCCTGAACGATGGGAGTTGTATCGTCAACAGGGGGTGCAATGCATCAGAAGCGCGGAAATCAAGAATGATCAGTTTGATGTAGTGGTCGATTGTACCGGTAACCCGTCAGGTTTGGCGATTGCTCGTCAATTGGTGCGCCCACGGGGAAGACTGATCCTGAAAAGTACATTTGCCGCCGAAACGCAGCTTAATTTGAGTATGGTGGTGGTTGATGAAGTGCAAATCATCGGATCACGTTGTGGCCCCTTTGCTCCGGCATTACGCTTGCTCGAGCGTCAACTCATCGTTACCACACCCTTGATTAGCGCTCGCTATTCACTCGCCGATGGTTTGCAAGCGTTTTCGGTTGCACCCGGTCAACTCAAGGTTTTGCTCTGTGTCTGA
- a CDS encoding sulfite exporter TauE/SafE family protein, giving the protein MVDWRTAIPLLILTTSVAPIGVWLLQFVATTTIWWIYVGVILFLSYRMAFPPPQDDDKPGVINDQNRIKAGIASIAIGIFAGFLGVGPGFLMMPTLVLLGYTARIAAATNAVIVTLPSFSAFVTHLINAQFDILLLGLTSVSAVLGAQAGASFMARRVKSLVLTRIFATALVFLALQRLWPLMIG; this is encoded by the coding sequence ATGGTTGATTGGCGAACTGCTATTCCTTTACTCATATTAACAACATCGGTAGCACCGATAGGAGTCTGGCTTTTGCAATTTGTTGCTACGACTACTATCTGGTGGATCTATGTCGGCGTAATCTTATTTCTTTCATATCGAATGGCTTTCCCGCCACCCCAGGATGATGATAAACCTGGTGTTATCAATGATCAGAATCGTATCAAGGCTGGGATTGCCAGTATCGCGATTGGTATCTTCGCTGGCTTTTTAGGTGTTGGTCCCGGTTTCTTAATGATGCCAACTCTCGTTCTCCTCGGCTACACGGCACGCATTGCAGCTGCAACAAACGCGGTAATTGTCACGCTGCCCTCCTTTTCGGCTTTTGTAACCCATCTGATCAATGCTCAGTTTGACATTCTTTTGCTTGGTCTTACCTCGGTCTCAGCAGTATTAGGTGCACAAGCTGGAGCATCCTTCATGGCTCGGCGGGTAAAGAGTCTCGTATTGACTCGTATCTTCGCCACAGCGCTTGTATTCCTTGCTCTTCAGCGGCTATGGCCTCTCATGATTGGATAA
- a CDS encoding SH3 domain-containing protein, with protein MPTTSEMYELGAADAERGEFNPFYYQHYYYYRLGYDSVRRRKRPRSVIIGSLILIGSIGVLFIGALVWLSGRLGPAAVAQPGITTTVIVFVETPSPIPPTPTTQPSPTPSPTPEPPRLQIGARAVVVNIGESALRLRASPGLTARVIARIPAGREVVLLEGPVVADGYTWWRVAVGSQSGWCAVTTPDGVNFLEPLAP; from the coding sequence ATGCCAACCACCAGCGAGATGTACGAACTTGGTGCTGCTGATGCTGAACGCGGTGAATTTAACCCCTTCTACTATCAACACTACTATTACTATCGGCTGGGGTATGATTCGGTACGCCGTCGGAAGCGGCCAAGATCGGTGATAATTGGCTCGCTAATCCTGATTGGCAGCATCGGGGTACTGTTCATCGGAGCACTGGTATGGTTAAGCGGTCGACTCGGCCCGGCTGCTGTTGCTCAGCCAGGTATTACCACAACGGTAATAGTGTTTGTCGAGACACCGTCGCCAATACCACCAACACCGACCACACAGCCTTCACCAACCCCCTCACCAACACCAGAACCACCGAGGTTACAAATTGGCGCTCGTGCCGTAGTGGTCAACATCGGCGAATCGGCGCTGCGTCTGCGCGCCTCACCCGGCTTAACAGCACGAGTGATTGCGCGCATTCCTGCCGGGCGTGAAGTCGTATTGCTCGAGGGTCCGGTTGTGGCCGATGGGTATACCTGGTGGCGTGTCGCAGTTGGCTCACAGAGCGGCTGGTGTGCAGTGACAACGCCTGACGGGGTGAATTTTCTAGAACCACTCGCGCCGTGA
- a CDS encoding DUF2231 domain-containing protein yields the protein MYALHPATVHIPIGLLLASTLFTFIALRTGRMQWEQSSWHCLIFGLIGAALAIVSGLIDAAWQLAGPQIAPDDPVILWVNGHAAASLAATLCYGRVWLMRRRQHAILNDVAQRNAYLGWHFAGVIFLVLGGWLGGRLVFGFDLGR from the coding sequence ATGTACGCACTCCATCCTGCGACGGTTCACATTCCTATCGGGTTGCTGTTGGCCAGCACTCTATTCACATTTATTGCCCTGCGTACCGGTCGTATGCAATGGGAACAGAGTTCTTGGCACTGCCTGATCTTTGGCCTGATAGGGGCTGCGCTGGCAATAGTAAGCGGTTTGATCGACGCTGCCTGGCAACTCGCCGGCCCGCAAATTGCGCCTGACGATCCGGTCATTCTGTGGGTGAACGGCCATGCCGCGGCGAGTCTAGCCGCCACACTGTGCTACGGGCGTGTGTGGCTGATGCGACGGCGGCAGCACGCTATTCTGAACGATGTGGCACAGCGAAATGCCTACCTCGGTTGGCATTTCGCCGGCGTGATTTTCCTGGTGTTGGGCGGCTGGTTAGGTGGTCGCCTCGTCTTTGGATTTGATCTGGGCCGATAG
- a CDS encoding 1-acyl-sn-glycerol-3-phosphate acyltransferase has protein sequence MFAYIVYGFLYLLINFFRLIGWWRWSIEGLDRLPPREQGGMILVMNHINWVDIPAVGAMLPFRYRLSWLAKIEIFSHPLAAWFFRKMDVIPIRRGKRDLAALEAATEALRNGAVLLIFPEGHRSRNGILQPGRGGAVRLAMQAGVPIVPMAITGTEHGFRGTLLRKPVHITIGEPYRVDPLPDNKIPTDVMEQLTNEMMLKIAAMLPPAQRGPYAALLESSTTARR, from the coding sequence ATGTTTGCTTACATTGTCTATGGTTTTCTCTATCTTCTCATCAACTTCTTTCGTTTGATCGGTTGGTGGCGCTGGTCTATCGAGGGCCTCGATCGTTTACCGCCACGCGAACAGGGCGGGATGATCCTGGTGATGAACCATATCAACTGGGTAGACATTCCCGCAGTGGGTGCTATGCTGCCTTTCCGGTATCGCCTCTCGTGGCTGGCCAAGATCGAGATATTTTCGCATCCATTGGCCGCTTGGTTCTTTCGCAAGATGGACGTAATCCCAATTCGACGTGGTAAACGCGATCTGGCAGCCCTTGAAGCCGCTACCGAAGCGCTTCGCAACGGTGCGGTGTTGCTGATCTTTCCAGAAGGACATCGTAGTCGTAATGGGATATTACAGCCCGGTCGTGGAGGAGCGGTTCGATTGGCGATGCAAGCTGGTGTACCGATTGTTCCGATGGCTATCACCGGTACCGAGCATGGTTTTCGCGGGACGTTATTGCGTAAGCCGGTGCATATAACGATTGGTGAGCCATACCGTGTTGACCCGCTTCCTGACAACAAGATTCCGACTGATGTCATGGAACAGTTGACGAATGAGATGATGTTGAAGATTGCGGCAATGCTACCACCGGCGCAGCGTGGCCCTTACGCCGCCTTGCTCGAATCTTCTACAACGGCGAGAAGATAA
- a CDS encoding heme o synthase, with the protein MAARTLLRVLLIGWLLTLATIISGGLVSVSGSSTTCLSWPLCLEELRNSQNPLIWISLAHRALVALALLAVVTGMVAVWHRPETAGLPRIFASVAAFLFVLQALAGALLVWGVPAMVADVWHLSGALLAFGAQTLTLLFVVIPEQSSAERVSGRAAQTQRRLRRMAWWSAAAAGVAVLAIGARSVVPTVEMATAIPANSVGAVSFATLLSVWMVIELRRHLQPVAQPVALAIAVPRYSILLPGLALLALVGLFITPSGHLLSLIAGTILWAGTLAIAVTLQRIPFHVVSTPVVARPAPAWRSVIADYISLTKPKVISLLLVTTLTTMFITEAGIPSWWLVLWTMIGGYLAAGGAGAINCAFDSDIDVNMGRTSRRPVPSGRISPRAAFIFGAILSILSIIVLWVFTTPLAALFAFLGIVYYAYFYTGWLKRTTWQNIIIGGGAGAIPPLVGWTAVTGSVSLMAVVLFAIIFYWTPPHFWALALVKQKDYARAGVPMLPVVAGEAETRWQILVYSAIMMAVSLLPVAIGAMSWIYLIGAVLLGFRFMRDAWAVWRVGDQAAIWGLYKYSLLYLALLFAVMVADRLIIG; encoded by the coding sequence ATGGCGGCGCGTACTCTTCTTCGAGTGTTATTGATTGGATGGCTTTTAACACTGGCAACGATCATTTCCGGTGGATTGGTGAGTGTTTCGGGCAGTTCGACGACGTGTCTATCGTGGCCGCTGTGTCTGGAAGAACTACGTAACAGTCAGAATCCGTTGATCTGGATTTCATTAGCCCACCGGGCACTGGTTGCCCTGGCGTTGCTAGCCGTCGTCACTGGGATGGTTGCCGTCTGGCATCGGCCAGAAACGGCCGGTTTGCCGCGTATATTTGCATCTGTTGCAGCGTTTCTGTTTGTCTTGCAGGCGCTGGCCGGTGCCTTGTTGGTCTGGGGTGTACCGGCAATGGTCGCCGATGTCTGGCACTTGAGCGGAGCACTGTTGGCTTTTGGTGCACAGACTCTAACCCTCTTATTCGTCGTTATTCCAGAACAGTCTTCGGCAGAGCGAGTTTCCGGACGTGCGGCTCAAACCCAGCGTCGTCTACGCCGTATGGCGTGGTGGTCGGCAGCCGCTGCCGGTGTAGCCGTATTGGCGATTGGCGCACGAAGTGTTGTGCCAACGGTAGAAATGGCAACAGCGATACCGGCAAATAGTGTTGGTGCTGTCAGCTTTGCTACCTTGCTGTCGGTCTGGATGGTGATTGAACTGCGCCGTCATCTGCAACCGGTTGCACAGCCAGTGGCATTGGCGATAGCGGTGCCACGCTATAGCATCCTCTTGCCGGGATTAGCACTGCTAGCGCTGGTGGGATTATTTATCACGCCAAGTGGTCATCTGCTAAGCTTGATCGCAGGAACTATCCTTTGGGCCGGTACCTTGGCGATAGCTGTTACTCTGCAACGGATACCGTTTCACGTTGTATCAACCCCGGTGGTTGCCCGTCCAGCTCCTGCCTGGAGGTCCGTCATCGCCGATTACATTAGCCTGACGAAGCCGAAGGTGATCTCCCTGCTACTGGTTACCACTCTTACAACAATGTTTATTACCGAGGCTGGAATTCCTTCGTGGTGGCTGGTTCTTTGGACAATGATCGGTGGTTATCTGGCCGCTGGTGGCGCCGGTGCTATAAACTGTGCGTTTGACAGTGACATTGACGTCAATATGGGCCGTACCAGCCGTCGCCCGGTGCCGAGCGGTCGTATTTCACCACGTGCGGCTTTTATCTTCGGAGCAATTCTGAGCATATTGTCGATCATTGTGCTCTGGGTCTTTACTACGCCGCTGGCCGCCTTGTTCGCTTTCCTGGGGATTGTCTACTATGCCTACTTCTACACCGGCTGGCTCAAGCGAACCACCTGGCAGAACATTATCATCGGTGGTGGCGCCGGTGCGATCCCGCCGCTCGTCGGTTGGACGGCGGTGACCGGTTCGGTGAGCCTGATGGCAGTCGTGTTGTTTGCGATAATCTTTTACTGGACCCCTCCACATTTTTGGGCGCTGGCCCTTGTGAAGCAGAAGGATTACGCCCGTGCTGGAGTGCCGATGTTGCCGGTCGTGGCTGGTGAAGCGGAGACACGCTGGCAGATTCTGGTCTATTCGGCGATTATGATGGCGGTATCACTGCTGCCGGTGGCAATTGGTGCGATGAGCTGGATCTATTTGATCGGGGCGGTGCTGCTCGGTTTCCGCTTCATGCGCGATGCCTGGGCTGTCTGGCGGGTTGGTGATCAGGCTGCGATTTGGGGGTTGTACAAATACTCTCTGCTGTACCTGGCACTTCTCTTCGCGGTAATGGTTGCCGACCGGTTGATCATTGGATAG
- a CDS encoding diguanylate cyclase: MSEEDHIPTVLIADDDPNIHFLLSDTLTRAGFTVLTADNGYSLIQMAQDRLPDIILVDLMLPGIDGYEAIRQLRNDTRTAHLPIMIVTARTNPADVVIGFDTGADDYVTKPFNDAELIARIRSLLRRTTKRSVRNPLTGLPGNVLIGEEIRYRLQRGDAFTLLYIDVNEFKAFNDAYGFARGDQVIRLIAQLCERGQQLFAPHSIFVGHVGGDDFVILCPTAIAADLSLWLVTQYEQAIVPLYDEMDRQRGYLIGYDRAGNLHQIPIGAMAIGGVSSRSGVTVDELSREAAMMKHAAKAFGTSAVIIDHVRLR, translated from the coding sequence GTGTCTGAAGAAGATCACATCCCAACAGTCCTGATTGCCGACGACGATCCAAATATTCACTTTTTGCTCAGTGATACATTGACAAGAGCCGGCTTCACGGTGCTCACTGCCGATAACGGCTACTCGTTGATTCAAATGGCGCAAGATCGGTTGCCAGATATTATTCTGGTCGACCTAATGTTGCCTGGCATTGATGGCTACGAAGCTATTCGGCAACTACGTAATGATACTCGCACGGCCCATCTGCCGATTATGATTGTCACGGCACGGACCAATCCGGCTGATGTGGTTATCGGTTTTGATACAGGTGCCGATGATTATGTAACTAAACCGTTCAATGATGCCGAATTGATTGCACGCATTCGGTCATTGCTGCGGCGCACGACAAAACGTTCGGTGCGTAATCCACTCACCGGTTTACCCGGCAATGTGCTTATCGGGGAAGAGATTCGCTATCGCCTCCAGCGGGGTGATGCTTTTACCCTGCTCTACATTGATGTCAACGAGTTTAAAGCCTTTAACGATGCGTATGGCTTTGCCCGTGGTGATCAAGTTATCCGTCTGATCGCTCAGCTCTGCGAACGGGGGCAACAACTGTTTGCACCTCATTCTATCTTTGTGGGCCACGTGGGCGGCGATGATTTCGTGATCCTCTGTCCAACGGCTATTGCTGCTGATCTATCGCTATGGCTGGTTACGCAGTATGAGCAGGCCATTGTACCATTGTACGACGAAATGGATCGTCAGCGTGGCTATCTGATCGGTTACGATCGGGCTGGCAATTTACATCAGATACCAATAGGGGCAATGGCGATCGGCGGCGTTTCGAGCCGCTCTGGCGTGACGGTTGACGAACTGTCGCGTGAAGCGGCGATGATGAAGCATGCGGCGAAAGCCTTTGGTACCAGTGCAGTGATTATCGATCATGTGCGATTGCGCTAG
- a CDS encoding heavy metal-responsive transcriptional regulator: MMRIGELARQTGVPDKTIRYYEQVGLLPPPQRMENNYRLYAPEIVDRLRFIVSARRLGLSLREIAAVLTLNDRGEVPCGEMLATLDHQIAVVEHRINELQTLRAQLIELRQRSRQVATPWADCVCAAVRDWTAEDTV, from the coding sequence ATGATGCGAATTGGTGAGCTTGCTCGTCAAACCGGTGTACCGGATAAGACTATTCGCTACTATGAACAGGTTGGTCTGCTCCCCCCACCGCAGCGGATGGAAAACAATTATCGGCTCTACGCACCGGAGATTGTTGATCGACTGCGCTTCATTGTAAGCGCCCGACGCCTTGGTCTCTCATTACGTGAGATTGCGGCTGTCCTGACACTCAACGATCGTGGCGAGGTTCCTTGTGGTGAGATGCTGGCAACGCTCGATCACCAGATTGCTGTTGTTGAGCATCGTATCAACGAACTTCAGACCTTGCGGGCACAGCTTATCGAACTTCGTCAGCGTAGCAGGCAGGTAGCTACGCCGTGGGCAGACTGTGTCTGTGCCGCAGTACGTGACTGGACTGCGGAAGATACTGTGTGA